In the Deltaproteobacteria bacterium genome, one interval contains:
- the argJ gene encoding bifunctional glutamate N-acetyltransferase/amino-acid acetyltransferase ArgJ: MKLAKGFLWAGIQAGIKPNRKDLALVYSEMPCSAAGCFTQNLAKAAPVLDAEKRLPAEQLRAVVINSGNANALTGPEGLEDVKTVCEAAARQLRIPASAVLTASTGVIGVRLPAHKIVAAMPALSASLKPDAMAAAEAIMTTDTRVKLASRTVAIGGKDVTLTCISKGSGMIAPSLATMIAVVATDCAITPHALAEALQQAMRRSFNALTVDGDMSTNDCVFALANGAAGNAPIADPGPSLDAFSAALDDVCRQMAKEIAADGEGATKLLDITVEGAPREEIALDLAKACAGSSLVKAAIFGADPNWGRVLASIGARAGTAGYAIEPAEARVTVQDVAVYDRAPLAYDASVLKARMREPEVRVLVDLRRGEEKAQAWGCDLSYDYVKINADYTSLIVTTPDGGVAKDDRLSNYSPTFKVKLLVDALGYIQKFSGTRCVIKYGGAAMVKDSLKRMFCDDIRLLRSVGLRPVVVHGGGPEITRTLEKLGGKAEFVDGQRVTNASDVKVVEMVLTGSVNTELVTLLNGNGSALAVGVSGKDGGLIRARKLVQEGRDLGQVGEVTQVNRDFLEMLLQQGYVPVISPVGLGADGQSYNINADNVAAEVAVAIGAQKLIYLSDVPGILKAGELIGQLTAADLETLIDDGTIVGGMKAKAKSILKVLSAGVHSVHLLDGRVPHSIIGELFTDNGVGSWIRA; the protein is encoded by the coding sequence TTGAAGCTAGCGAAGGGGTTTCTCTGGGCCGGCATCCAGGCCGGCATCAAGCCGAACCGCAAGGACCTGGCGCTCGTGTACAGCGAGATGCCCTGCTCCGCCGCGGGCTGCTTCACGCAGAACCTCGCCAAGGCGGCGCCGGTCCTCGACGCCGAGAAGCGCCTGCCTGCCGAGCAACTCCGCGCCGTGGTGATCAACAGCGGCAATGCCAACGCGCTCACCGGACCGGAGGGGCTCGAGGACGTCAAGACGGTCTGTGAAGCCGCCGCAAGGCAGCTGCGGATACCTGCCAGCGCGGTGCTGACCGCGTCGACGGGAGTCATCGGGGTGCGGCTGCCGGCGCACAAGATCGTCGCCGCGATGCCGGCGCTCTCCGCCTCGCTCAAGCCCGACGCCATGGCGGCAGCGGAAGCGATCATGACGACCGACACCCGGGTCAAGCTCGCGAGCCGGACAGTCGCCATCGGCGGCAAGGACGTGACGCTGACCTGCATCAGCAAGGGGTCGGGAATGATCGCTCCCTCGCTGGCCACCATGATCGCGGTGGTCGCGACCGACTGCGCGATCACGCCGCACGCGCTCGCCGAAGCCCTGCAGCAAGCGATGCGCCGCAGCTTCAACGCGCTGACGGTGGACGGCGACATGTCCACCAACGACTGCGTGTTCGCCCTTGCCAACGGCGCCGCCGGCAACGCGCCCATCGCCGACCCCGGGCCCTCGCTCGACGCCTTCTCCGCCGCCCTCGACGACGTCTGCCGGCAGATGGCCAAGGAGATCGCGGCGGACGGCGAGGGAGCCACCAAGCTGCTCGACATCACGGTCGAGGGCGCACCCCGGGAGGAGATCGCGCTCGACCTGGCGAAGGCGTGCGCCGGCTCGAGCCTGGTGAAGGCCGCCATCTTCGGCGCCGATCCGAACTGGGGCCGCGTGCTCGCCTCCATCGGCGCCCGAGCCGGGACCGCCGGATACGCCATCGAGCCGGCGGAAGCCCGCGTCACCGTCCAGGACGTCGCCGTCTACGACCGGGCGCCCCTCGCCTACGACGCGAGCGTGCTGAAGGCGCGCATGCGCGAGCCCGAGGTGCGGGTGCTGGTCGATCTGCGCCGTGGTGAAGAGAAGGCCCAGGCCTGGGGCTGCGACCTCTCCTACGACTACGTGAAGATCAACGCCGACTACACTTCGCTGATCGTCACCACGCCGGACGGCGGCGTCGCCAAGGACGACCGCCTTTCCAACTACAGCCCCACCTTCAAGGTGAAGCTGCTCGTCGACGCCCTCGGATACATCCAGAAGTTCTCCGGCACCCGTTGCGTGATCAAGTACGGCGGCGCGGCGATGGTGAAGGACTCGCTGAAGCGCATGTTCTGCGACGACATCCGCCTGCTGCGGTCCGTCGGGCTGCGGCCGGTCGTGGTCCACGGCGGCGGCCCGGAGATCACGCGCACGCTGGAGAAGCTGGGCGGGAAGGCGGAGTTCGTCGACGGACAGCGCGTCACCAACGCTTCCGACGTGAAGGTGGTCGAGATGGTGCTGACCGGTTCGGTGAACACCGAGCTGGTGACGCTGCTCAACGGCAACGGAAGCGCTCTGGCGGTGGGAGTCTCGGGCAAGGACGGCGGACTCATCCGCGCGCGCAAGCTGGTGCAGGAGGGACGCGACCTCGGGCAGGTAGGCGAAGTCACGCAGGTGAACCGCGACTTTTTGGAGATGCTCCTGCAGCAGGGGTACGTGCCGGTGATCTCGCCGGTCGGCCTCGGCGCCGACGGCCAGAGCTACAATATCAACGCCGACAACGTCGCCGCCGAGGTGGCGGTGGCCATCGGCGCCCAGAAGCTCATCTACCTCTCCGACGTGCCCGGCATCCTGAAGGCCGGAGAGCTGATCGGGCAGCTGACCGCCGCCGATCTGGAGACGCTGATCGACGACGGGACCATCGTCGGCGGAATGAAGGCGAAGGCGAAGAGCATCCTCAAGGTGCTCTCCGCAGGCGTGCACAGCGTGCACCTGCTCGACGGGCGCGTGCCGCACTCGATCATCGGCGAGCTCTTCACCGACAACGGCGTCGGCTCCTGGATTCGAGCATGA
- a CDS encoding GNAT family N-acetyltransferase — protein MHIRRATAQDLPEILRMLFDDRATPSNEADPQARCYADAFAEMQHADWNGIYVAEVDDRIVGTFMLTFIRHLMRRGGLVAQIEAVRVDASERGRGHGAAMMRWAIDEARRRGCSRMQLTSNKSRKDAHRFYERLGFRATHEGMKLALD, from the coding sequence ATGCACATCCGACGCGCGACGGCTCAGGATCTGCCGGAGATCTTGCGGATGTTGTTCGACGACCGCGCAACCCCCTCGAACGAGGCGGACCCCCAAGCGCGCTGTTACGCGGACGCCTTCGCGGAGATGCAACATGCCGATTGGAACGGGATCTACGTCGCCGAGGTGGACGACCGCATCGTCGGCACCTTCATGCTGACGTTCATCCGGCACCTGATGAGGCGCGGGGGACTGGTTGCGCAGATCGAGGCCGTTCGCGTCGATGCGTCCGAACGTGGCCGCGGCCATGGCGCGGCGATGATGCGCTGGGCAATCGACGAAGCCCGCCGTCGGGGATGCAGCCGCATGCAGCTGACGAGCAACAAGTCCCGCAAGGACGCGCACCGCTTCTACGAGCGCCTGGGCTTCCGCGCCACGCACGAGGGCATGAAGCTCGCCTTGGATTAG
- the greA gene encoding transcription elongation factor GreA has protein sequence MAGDNIPMTKAGADAIKREIKRLKAVERPRIVQEIAVARDHGDLSENAEYHAAKERQSHVEGRIQMLEDRLARAEIIDVSRLSGDRVVFGATVKLEGAESGQSAQYTIVGETEADLKKGRISITSPIARGLIGREVGDTVTIRTPGGEREYEVLEVLFAEYAVDEEE, from the coding sequence ATGGCAGGCGACAACATCCCGATGACCAAAGCCGGCGCCGACGCCATCAAGCGCGAGATCAAGCGCCTCAAGGCCGTCGAGCGCCCTCGCATCGTCCAGGAGATCGCCGTCGCGCGAGATCACGGCGACCTGAGCGAGAACGCCGAGTACCACGCCGCCAAGGAAAGGCAGTCGCACGTCGAAGGGCGGATCCAGATGCTGGAGGACCGGCTGGCGCGCGCGGAGATCATCGACGTCTCGCGCCTCTCCGGCGATCGGGTCGTGTTCGGGGCCACGGTGAAGCTCGAGGGAGCCGAGTCCGGGCAGAGCGCGCAGTACACCATCGTGGGAGAGACGGAAGCCGATCTGAAGAAGGGCCGCATCAGCATCACGAGCCCCATCGCCCGCGGCCTGATCGGGCGCGAGGTGGGCGACACGGTGACCATCCGGACTCCGGGGGGCGAGCGGGAGTATGAGGTCCTCGAAGTGCTGTTCGCCGAGTACGCGGTCGACGAAGAGGAGTGA
- the argC gene encoding N-acetyl-gamma-glutamyl-phosphate reductase gives MQTVPVGIIGASGYSGLELSRILALHHPHVEIKLLGSDKWAGESAARRAGLPGAAGKLKYAPQDRSAELARECAAVFLATPAEASLQLAPALLDAAVRVIDLSGAFRLRDVAFYPKFYGFAHPRPDLLAKAFYGLPELHRTPKGAALVANPGCYPTAAALALAPLIEAGALDGSQLIVDAASGVTGAGRRAAEDYSFAEIDGDFRAYKVLRHQHQPEIAQMLGRSLTFTPHLLPTRRGILATCYARLAADRVASDLTGAYAHKYAGAPFVEVLESPDAVTLKGVTGTNKCQVAVAAEGDVVVAISAIDNLVKGAAGQAVQNLNLMMGWPETAGLDTLRGFHP, from the coding sequence ATGCAGACCGTACCCGTGGGGATCATCGGTGCGTCGGGATACAGCGGCCTCGAGCTGAGCCGCATCCTCGCGCTGCATCACCCTCATGTGGAGATCAAGCTGCTGGGCAGCGACAAATGGGCTGGCGAAAGTGCCGCGCGGCGCGCCGGCCTCCCTGGAGCGGCCGGGAAGCTGAAGTATGCGCCGCAGGACCGCAGCGCCGAGCTGGCGCGCGAGTGCGCCGCCGTGTTCCTCGCGACTCCGGCCGAAGCTTCGCTGCAGCTCGCGCCGGCGCTCCTCGATGCGGCCGTCCGGGTCATCGACCTCTCGGGCGCGTTCCGGCTGCGCGATGTAGCGTTCTATCCGAAATTCTACGGCTTCGCGCACCCCCGTCCCGATCTCCTGGCCAAGGCGTTTTACGGTCTTCCCGAGCTCCACCGGACGCCGAAAGGCGCGGCGCTGGTCGCGAACCCTGGCTGCTACCCCACCGCCGCCGCTCTCGCCCTCGCGCCGTTGATCGAGGCGGGCGCGCTCGATGGGAGTCAGCTGATCGTCGACGCCGCTTCCGGCGTCACCGGCGCGGGCCGCAGGGCGGCGGAGGACTATTCCTTCGCCGAGATCGACGGCGACTTCCGGGCGTACAAGGTGCTGCGCCATCAGCACCAGCCGGAGATTGCCCAGATGCTCGGCAGGTCCCTGACGTTCACGCCCCATCTCCTTCCCACCAGGCGCGGGATCCTGGCCACGTGCTACGCGAGGCTCGCTGCCGATCGTGTCGCTTCCGACCTCACTGGCGCATACGCGCATAAATATGCAGGAGCGCCGTTCGTCGAAGTCCTCGAGTCGCCGGATGCGGTGACGCTCAAGGGCGTGACGGGCACCAACAAGTGCCAGGTCGCGGTCGCGGCCGAGGGCGACGTGGTGGTGGCGATCTCCGCCATCGACAACCTGGTGAAGGGCGCCGCGGGCCAGGCCGTGCAGAACCTGAATCTCATGATGGGCTGGCCGGAGACGGCCGGCCTCGACACCTTGCGGGGGTTCCATCCTTGA
- the argH gene encoding argininosuccinate lyase encodes MPRVGGADRRTPGDRAVYGDGRRAPRESAARPAVRAAHLRGLLVQPASDRAGGVQRLLGADGGWRGDPEALQGLAAGGRAHLAARLVQPRALYLRRRRSLRPPGGGGIHPPPRPAAAGICPAARRKRNVTVVGSGAASGGAQLLPEVLAFSSSLPLDRQLLREDVIGSMAHLIMLSRTGIVPREAASAIRAELTRILETGPELPEEEDVHMAVETLLARALGETAGMLHTGRSRNDQVALDLRLHVREQAALALEELALLLRDLAERAARERDTLLPGYTHRQRAQPVSAAYYLCGWGAMFARDLDLLRAASSPEMPLGVGALAGTSLPIDREIVRQLLRFERLTANGLDTVGDRDFALDFAYAAARALLHASRVATDVIDFCTAEFGYLHLDDEIAMGSSMMPQKRNPDLFELIRGKCGRAVGNLNALLVTVKGLPGGYNRDLQEDRQPLLDTGPLLVSVLRMLRLGLGRVRFDPGRARSALEDGATAATDVAEALAQSGVPFRTAYKLTGALVRRCMDQGVPLRRAPLELARQIDPRFTAEVLRAADAASAVARKKNAGGTGPVSIEAQIASLRRIAQSAASAGQAIPRLMQLRAELEEASL; translated from the coding sequence GTGCCCCGCGTCGGTGGCGCTGATCGCCGCACACCAGGAGATCGAGCGGTTTACGGTGATGGGCGACGCGCTCCGCGTGAAAGCGCAGCTCGACCAGCGGTTCGCGCAGCTCACCTACGAGGGCTTCTGGTTCAGCCCGCTTCGGATCGCGCTGGAGGCGTTCAACGACTCCTTGGCGCAGACGGTGGATGGCGAGGTGACCCTGAAGCTCTACAAGGGCTCGCTGCGGGTGGTCGGGCGCACCTCGCCGCACGGCTTGTACAACCACGCGCTCTCTACCTACGGCGTCGAAGATCGCTTCGACCACCGGGCGGCGGAGGGATTCATCCACCTCCTCGGCCTGCAGCTGCAGGAATTTGCCCGGCAGCACGGCGGAAGCGAAACGTGACCGTCGTCGGTTCCGGCGCCGCCTCGGGGGGAGCGCAGCTCCTGCCCGAGGTGCTGGCGTTCTCCAGCTCGCTGCCGCTCGACCGGCAGCTCCTGCGCGAGGACGTGATCGGGTCGATGGCGCACCTGATCATGCTCTCGCGCACGGGGATCGTTCCCCGCGAGGCGGCGTCCGCCATCCGCGCGGAGCTCACCCGCATCCTGGAGACCGGGCCGGAGCTGCCCGAAGAGGAAGACGTGCACATGGCGGTCGAGACGTTGCTGGCGCGGGCCCTCGGGGAAACGGCCGGCATGCTGCATACGGGCCGGTCGCGCAATGATCAGGTGGCGCTCGACCTGAGATTGCACGTGCGCGAGCAGGCGGCCCTGGCCCTGGAGGAGCTTGCCCTCCTGCTCCGCGATCTGGCCGAGCGTGCCGCGCGCGAACGCGACACCTTGCTGCCCGGGTACACGCATCGCCAGCGCGCGCAGCCGGTGAGCGCGGCGTACTACCTGTGCGGGTGGGGCGCGATGTTCGCCCGGGATCTCGATCTGCTTCGCGCTGCCTCCTCGCCCGAGATGCCGCTCGGGGTCGGCGCCCTGGCCGGGACTTCGCTTCCCATCGATCGCGAGATCGTGCGCCAGTTGCTGCGCTTCGAGCGGCTGACGGCGAACGGCCTCGACACCGTTGGCGACCGCGACTTCGCCCTCGACTTCGCTTACGCGGCCGCGCGCGCGCTGCTGCACGCGAGCCGCGTGGCCACGGACGTGATCGACTTCTGCACCGCCGAATTCGGCTACTTGCACCTCGACGACGAGATCGCCATGGGCTCGTCGATGATGCCGCAGAAGCGGAACCCGGACCTGTTCGAGCTCATCCGCGGGAAGTGCGGCCGCGCCGTCGGAAACCTCAACGCTCTGCTCGTGACCGTGAAAGGGCTTCCTGGCGGGTACAATCGCGACCTGCAGGAGGATCGCCAGCCGCTCCTGGACACAGGGCCGCTCCTCGTCTCCGTCTTGCGGATGCTGCGGCTGGGCCTCGGCCGCGTCCGATTCGACCCGGGACGGGCGCGGAGCGCGCTGGAGGATGGCGCGACTGCCGCGACCGACGTCGCGGAGGCGCTCGCCCAGAGCGGAGTGCCGTTCCGCACCGCGTACAAGCTGACCGGGGCGCTGGTGCGGCGGTGCATGGATCAAGGCGTGCCGTTGAGGCGCGCGCCGCTCGAGCTGGCGCGGCAGATCGATCCGCGCTTCACGGCCGAGGTCCTCCGCGCGGCCGACGCAGCGTCCGCAGTGGCGCGGAAGAAGAACGCGGGCGGGACTGGACCGGTCTCGATCGAGGCGCAGATCGCGTCCCTGCGCAGGATCGCCCAGAGCGCTGCATCGGCCGGACAGGCGATTCCGCGGCTGATGCAGCTCCGGGCCGAGCTCGAGGAGGCATCGCTGTGA
- the argF gene encoding ornithine carbamoyltransferase, with amino-acid sequence MKRDFLQLADLSAEEYRTLFRRARELKAKRRGGEAVRTLESRSLLLLFEKASTRTRISFEAAIGQLGGTAITLPTAESQIARGETMEDTARVASRYVDAIIFRTHGDDRLRAFARAATVPVINGLSDGGHPVQVLADLFTVEEKLGAVAGKTLAFVGDCGSNMALSFCEAAPIFGYQLRLAAPKGYRPPAAALRGATVTSDPDEAVAGAQVVITDVFVSMGQEKEAAARMKALAGYQVNAALLAKADPKAVVLHCLPAHRDAEISADVLDGPQSAIFDEAENRLHVQKALLEHLILRG; translated from the coding sequence GTGAAGCGTGATTTCTTGCAGCTAGCGGACCTCTCGGCGGAGGAATACCGCACCTTGTTCAGGCGCGCCCGGGAGCTGAAGGCGAAGCGGCGCGGCGGCGAGGCGGTGCGAACGCTCGAGAGCCGCTCCCTGCTGCTCCTCTTCGAGAAAGCGTCCACGCGCACCCGGATTTCGTTCGAGGCCGCCATCGGCCAGCTCGGAGGTACCGCGATCACGCTTCCGACGGCGGAGAGCCAGATCGCGCGCGGAGAAACGATGGAGGACACCGCTCGCGTCGCCTCCCGCTACGTCGACGCGATCATCTTCCGTACCCACGGCGACGACCGCCTGCGCGCCTTTGCGCGCGCCGCGACGGTCCCGGTGATCAACGGCCTTTCCGACGGGGGCCACCCGGTGCAAGTCCTCGCCGACCTGTTCACGGTGGAGGAGAAGCTCGGCGCGGTCGCCGGCAAGACGTTGGCGTTCGTCGGCGACTGCGGCTCGAACATGGCGCTCTCCTTCTGCGAGGCGGCGCCGATCTTCGGATACCAGCTCCGGCTGGCGGCCCCCAAGGGCTACCGCCCCCCGGCGGCTGCGCTGCGGGGCGCGACGGTGACCAGCGATCCCGACGAGGCCGTCGCGGGCGCCCAGGTCGTGATCACCGACGTCTTCGTCAGCATGGGCCAGGAGAAGGAGGCGGCAGCGCGAATGAAGGCGCTCGCCGGGTATCAAGTGAACGCCGCGCTGCTCGCGAAAGCCGACCCGAAGGCCGTCGTGCTCCACTGCCTCCCGGCGCACCGCGACGCGGAGATCTCCGCGGACGTCCTCGATGGGCCGCAGTCCGCCATCTTCGACGAGGCGGAGAACCGCCTCCACGTGCAAAAGGCGCTCCTCGAGCACCTCATCCTGCGCGGCTGA
- a CDS encoding argininosuccinate synthase, producing the protein MTRQKVVLAYSGGLDTSVLVRILTDEYGYDVIACHADVGESKDHEKLKAKARQAGAVAAEIVDAKEEFATRFCFPALQANALYQGVYPLSAALSRPLIAKHLVAAARKHGATAVAHGATGKGNDQVRFDLAVKGMAPDLKILAPQRERNITRDAAMEYAARHGIEVPTSRKSPFSIDENLWGRSIEGGVLEDPAQEPPEAAFAWTRSIEAAPSTPAHLKIGFQRGLPVTVNGEKLKPAALIAKVGEIAGLHGVGRIDLMEDRVVGIKSRETYECPASVALIAAHQEIERFTVMGDALRVKAQLDQRFAQLTYEGFWFSPLRIALEAFNDSLAQTVDGEVTLKLYKGSLRVVGRTSPHGLYNHALSTYGVEDRFDHRAAEGFIHLLGLQLQEFARQHGGSET; encoded by the coding sequence GTGACCAGGCAGAAAGTCGTACTCGCATACTCCGGCGGTCTCGACACCAGCGTGCTCGTTCGCATCCTCACCGACGAGTACGGATACGACGTCATCGCCTGCCACGCGGACGTCGGCGAGTCGAAGGACCACGAGAAGCTGAAGGCCAAGGCGCGCCAGGCGGGCGCGGTCGCGGCGGAGATCGTCGATGCGAAGGAGGAGTTCGCGACGCGGTTCTGCTTCCCCGCGCTGCAGGCCAACGCGCTCTACCAGGGCGTCTATCCACTCAGCGCCGCCCTCAGCCGCCCGCTCATCGCCAAGCACCTGGTCGCGGCGGCTCGCAAGCATGGGGCGACGGCGGTGGCGCACGGAGCGACGGGCAAAGGCAACGATCAGGTCCGCTTCGATCTGGCGGTGAAGGGCATGGCGCCGGATCTGAAGATCCTCGCCCCCCAGCGGGAGCGCAACATCACGCGCGACGCCGCGATGGAGTATGCGGCCAGGCACGGCATCGAGGTCCCCACGTCCAGGAAGTCGCCGTTCTCCATCGACGAGAACCTCTGGGGCCGGTCCATCGAAGGCGGGGTTCTCGAAGATCCGGCGCAGGAACCCCCGGAAGCTGCTTTTGCCTGGACGCGCAGCATCGAGGCTGCACCGAGCACGCCCGCCCATCTCAAGATCGGCTTCCAGCGCGGGCTCCCGGTGACGGTCAACGGCGAAAAGCTGAAGCCTGCGGCGTTGATCGCGAAGGTCGGAGAGATCGCCGGACTCCACGGCGTGGGCCGGATCGATCTGATGGAAGATCGCGTCGTCGGCATCAAGAGCCGCGAGACCTACGAGTGCCCCGCGTCGGTGGCGCTGATCGCCGCACACCAGGAGATCGAGCGGTTTACGGTGATGGGCGACGCGCTCCGCGTGAAAGCGCAGCTCGACCAGCGGTTCGCGCAGCTCACCTACGAGGGCTTCTGGTTCAGCCCGCTTCGGATCGCGCTGGAGGCGTTCAACGACTCCTTGGCGCAGACGGTGGATGGCGAGGTGACCCTGAAGCTCTACAAGGGCTCGCTGCGGGTGGTCGGGCGCACCTCGCCGCACGGCTTGTACAACCACGCGCTCTCTACCTACGGCGTCGAAGATCGCTTCGACCACCGGGCGGCGGAGGGATTCATCCACCTCCTCGGCCTGCAGCTGCAGGAATTTGCCCGGCAGCACGGCGGAAGCGAAACGTGA
- the argR gene encoding arginine repressor: protein MRLVRERTGKHDRHEEIRRLLRARRISTQQELAELLVAQGIEATQATLSRDLAELGVLRVSRPEGAVYELEVVNATATPQLAELGETVLSLRENDVLVVLRTRPGMASAVALAIDNARMPECLGTLAGDDTIFATPARGVATRRLAQQIRSLFGREIP from the coding sequence ATGAGACTCGTCCGCGAAAGGACCGGAAAGCACGACCGGCACGAGGAGATCCGGCGCCTGTTGCGCGCCCGGCGCATCTCCACCCAGCAGGAGCTGGCCGAGCTGCTCGTCGCGCAAGGCATCGAGGCGACGCAGGCCACTCTCTCTCGCGATCTGGCAGAGCTGGGCGTGCTCCGCGTCTCGCGGCCCGAAGGCGCGGTGTACGAGCTCGAGGTGGTGAACGCGACCGCCACCCCGCAGCTGGCCGAGCTCGGCGAGACCGTCCTCTCCCTGCGGGAGAACGACGTTCTCGTCGTGCTGCGGACGCGGCCCGGAATGGCCTCGGCCGTGGCGCTGGCCATCGACAACGCTCGCATGCCGGAGTGCCTCGGCACGCTGGCAGGCGACGACACCATCTTCGCCACACCCGCGCGCGGCGTCGCCACACGGCGGCTCGCGCAGCAGATCCGCAGTCTCTTCGGAAGGGAGATTCCGTGA